A genome region from Ralstonia solanacearum K60 includes the following:
- a CDS encoding toprim domain-containing protein has protein sequence MRTWFDRLKRDIDLHDLAERLELKRSGAKGNYHSPHHADSSPSLSIFDQGRAWKDWSQDVGGSCIDLVRHCVPDVATPLDAAKLLGQWYGIPMPAVAATGLPARKSTEDYIAERCRANPEPVVAYLASRGIDEAVSRRAIQTGALGWNTWTSTKVPTGEPGHGGPAAAFIVRAADSASVVAVDLRYADAALNGNVKTQCQGEKLGHGWTSDVRRLQRAHTVYIVESPINALSVECCHLPNGFAAFAIRGTANVDKIDWTFLRGKRVLIALDHTDAVNERTGQRAGLAAAWKLSEVLTAADIGSMLVDMQDWEEGEDINDVLKAQGADELTVRMKRLEPWLIPGMPGGGKRLEGTRRIFLPLHDFSVYWRFRVKEDFTHYVQKYKDHDGDDGETSRSEELGDLCSFRVAGFSRLRIQSHLATINGTPDNQPETVFGISAQVPRHGATLQREVVGNDKLYNLEWWRGKFGHIWMPGQFARMVNVLERAAELGARDVVNFVGVAWRDGELAAMEGSDCYFLEPHKQCLYYNMTFPRGSRQNARAVIAAYQTTFRNNAAAIALAWGLGAHLKTVLGFYPHLQMQAEKGSGKSKLLESLQTTLAFQVLSGQMLKTDHRRRASVSWTSHPVGWDEFSKLPKMVLSDIDGLLQSTYRFEFTRVGAALTPYLMCAPVLLAGEEVDVESLQSKICRTSLSVAKQGDIIPHSLPQFPVWEWMQFIAQLDPARIRDLHAAFLDMCQKHSRAEASDATARRMMENYAAIMTAWALLCEFAELDVDQGAFVDDLLTEMNAHIAETNGTRLPWVWIMEILLSELDAGRYQYPHCWDTIQTDSGRETALFLRPSHVMDHLSTATHLRPKFDSLPIKTARVFKQQLLQSGVVAVQGGKVMEDVEKRIFNRRHGHMTALSLAKLEKLGLYASPAPSGHVIPP, from the coding sequence ATGCGCACCTGGTTCGACCGCCTCAAGCGCGACATCGACCTGCACGACCTGGCCGAGCGCTTGGAACTCAAGCGCAGCGGCGCCAAGGGCAACTATCACAGCCCGCATCACGCAGACAGCAGCCCCTCGCTGTCGATCTTCGATCAGGGGCGCGCGTGGAAAGACTGGTCGCAAGACGTGGGCGGCTCCTGCATCGACCTGGTGCGCCACTGCGTGCCGGATGTGGCGACACCACTGGACGCTGCGAAGCTGCTAGGCCAGTGGTACGGCATACCGATGCCGGCCGTCGCGGCGACAGGCCTGCCGGCACGCAAGAGCACAGAGGACTACATTGCGGAGCGCTGCCGGGCGAACCCGGAACCGGTGGTGGCGTATCTCGCCAGTCGCGGCATTGATGAGGCCGTCAGCCGGCGCGCCATCCAGACCGGTGCGCTTGGCTGGAATACCTGGACAAGCACCAAAGTGCCGACCGGCGAGCCAGGTCACGGCGGCCCGGCCGCAGCGTTCATCGTGCGCGCAGCGGACTCGGCGTCCGTCGTCGCCGTAGACCTGCGCTATGCCGACGCCGCGCTAAATGGCAACGTCAAGACGCAGTGCCAGGGCGAGAAGCTGGGCCACGGCTGGACCAGCGACGTACGCCGGCTGCAACGCGCACACACGGTGTACATCGTTGAAAGCCCGATCAACGCGCTGTCGGTGGAGTGCTGCCACCTGCCGAACGGCTTCGCGGCATTCGCCATTCGCGGCACGGCCAACGTCGACAAGATCGACTGGACCTTCCTGCGCGGCAAGCGCGTGCTCATCGCGCTGGACCACACCGACGCGGTGAACGAACGCACCGGCCAGCGCGCCGGCCTGGCAGCCGCATGGAAGTTGTCCGAAGTGCTGACGGCCGCCGACATCGGCTCGATGTTGGTCGACATGCAGGATTGGGAAGAGGGCGAGGACATCAACGATGTGCTCAAGGCCCAGGGCGCCGACGAGCTCACGGTGCGCATGAAGCGCTTGGAGCCCTGGCTCATCCCCGGCATGCCGGGCGGCGGCAAACGCCTGGAGGGCACGCGCCGCATCTTCCTGCCCTTGCACGATTTCAGCGTCTACTGGCGCTTTCGTGTGAAAGAGGACTTCACGCACTACGTGCAGAAGTACAAGGACCACGACGGCGACGACGGCGAGACGAGCCGCAGCGAAGAGCTCGGCGATCTGTGCTCGTTCCGCGTGGCCGGCTTCTCACGCCTGCGCATCCAAAGCCACCTGGCCACCATCAACGGTACGCCGGACAACCAGCCCGAAACTGTGTTCGGAATCAGCGCTCAGGTGCCGCGCCACGGCGCCACGCTGCAGAGGGAAGTGGTCGGCAACGACAAGCTCTACAACCTGGAGTGGTGGCGCGGCAAGTTCGGCCACATCTGGATGCCAGGGCAGTTCGCGCGCATGGTCAACGTCCTGGAGCGCGCTGCCGAGCTGGGCGCGCGTGACGTGGTGAACTTCGTGGGCGTGGCCTGGCGCGATGGCGAGCTCGCAGCGATGGAAGGCAGCGACTGCTACTTCCTGGAGCCGCATAAGCAGTGCCTGTACTACAACATGACTTTCCCGCGCGGCAGCCGGCAGAACGCCCGCGCTGTCATCGCAGCCTATCAAACCACCTTCCGCAACAACGCGGCCGCCATCGCGCTTGCGTGGGGCCTGGGCGCCCACTTGAAAACGGTGCTGGGCTTCTACCCGCACCTGCAGATGCAGGCCGAGAAGGGATCAGGCAAATCGAAGCTCCTGGAGAGCCTGCAGACGACGTTGGCGTTTCAGGTGCTGTCGGGCCAGATGCTCAAGACCGACCACCGCCGGCGCGCGTCGGTATCGTGGACCTCGCATCCGGTTGGTTGGGATGAGTTCTCCAAGCTACCCAAGATGGTGCTGTCCGATATTGATGGCCTGTTGCAGTCCACCTATCGCTTCGAGTTCACCCGCGTCGGTGCGGCCCTCACGCCGTACCTCATGTGTGCGCCCGTGCTGCTGGCCGGCGAAGAGGTGGACGTGGAGAGCCTGCAGTCGAAGATTTGCCGCACGTCGTTGTCGGTGGCTAAGCAAGGCGACATCATCCCGCACAGCCTGCCGCAATTCCCCGTGTGGGAGTGGATGCAGTTCATCGCGCAGCTCGACCCGGCACGTATCCGCGATTTGCATGCGGCGTTCCTGGACATGTGCCAGAAACACAGCCGCGCCGAAGCGAGCGACGCCACCGCCAGGCGCATGATGGAGAACTACGCCGCCATCATGACGGCCTGGGCGCTGCTGTGCGAGTTCGCCGAGCTCGACGTCGACCAGGGCGCGTTTGTCGATGATCTGCTGACCGAGATGAACGCGCATATTGCCGAGACCAACGGCACGCGCTTGCCGTGGGTGTGGATCATGGAAATCCTGTTGTCGGAGCTTGATGCCGGCCGCTACCAGTACCCGCACTGCTGGGACACGATCCAGACCGACAGTGGCCGCGAAACGGCGCTGTTCCTGCGACCCAGCCACGTGATGGACCATCTATCTACGGCGACGCACCTGCGGCCGAAGTTCGATTCGCTGCCGATTAAGACGGCGCGGGTGTTCAAACAGCAGCTCCTGCAGTCCGGCGTGGTGGCGGTGCAGGGCGGCAAGGTGATGGAGGACGTGGAGAAGCGCATCTTCAACCGGCGCCATGGGCACATGACCGCGCTGAGCCTGGCCAAGCTGGAGAAGCTCGGGCTCTACGCCTCGCCGGCGCCATCGGGCCATGTCATACCGCCGTAG
- a CDS encoding AAA family ATPase: MLIGKIVDWLSTQQPWMRDAARRLFQNGRLDDRDFADVLALLKAQEGIADTAGRAPQPLTADMIPTAGAADNAVALLSLGNLQGVNAIPSDQRIDFAPAGLTVVYGGNGAGKSGYSRVLRKACRARTTGGPILGNVFAAGARVTPGADIEIRRAGSDRTEVLSWRQNEPAPAELSVVAVFDSQCAKAFTDAEGDVAYTPRGLDVLAGLASLCGRLRAQLELESNAIKASSESFADLVGEHAAGRLLVQFDKKFATQAYRQELQTLATLSAAESAEIDQLAAQLVEVNPAARAAEIRRLKVRVEALAARWEQCEAALSEEKAQAALKFGLESLEADAAAKLATEAFAAQGEMLVGTGSEPWRHLLAAARIFSTQVAYPGHPFPHVDGAKCVLCQQNLDGSAAERLMQFEAFIEQEAQKQANEARQNATKAFTVIGSFDPSSLSSDKPLLDETEAAKPGIRDRLLAGAGALAERKRILLTAEEARDFKVELGPIDTASADLRALVLQLEENAVSLEKLAGADARKKSEQQLADLRSRRALSERIDQVLQVADDLKLKRALTSAYRAADSGPVSRKMQTLHVEALSADAEAAFVRECAELGVAHVPIRNATRMERGKAKQQVKLNTAGSERVGDVLSEGEQRALALATFMAEVSLVPGHGAVIFDDPMSSLDHARRERVARRLVAEARTRQVIVFTHDLAFANHLADESARQSVAATAMSVRRLNERAGLVFPELPFAGQKVAERLERIKAMAAAADRAASAGEPEQSDTIIRTAYGRLRETWERGVEESVLNETVVRFRPGVSTQRLRAVAVEDTHYEAIHEAMARCSYFAAHDASSDANTSSPTADELRADIEVARTFFEARRKLNNETDKRRREASERAASFKQG; encoded by the coding sequence ATGTTGATCGGGAAGATTGTCGACTGGCTGAGCACGCAGCAGCCATGGATGCGCGACGCCGCGCGACGGCTATTTCAAAACGGGCGGCTTGATGACCGCGATTTCGCTGATGTCCTCGCATTGCTCAAGGCGCAAGAGGGTATCGCCGACACAGCCGGACGAGCGCCGCAACCGCTTACTGCAGACATGATCCCAACAGCTGGCGCCGCCGATAACGCTGTCGCGTTGCTTTCTTTGGGAAACCTGCAAGGCGTGAACGCAATCCCGTCTGACCAACGGATCGATTTTGCCCCAGCCGGACTGACGGTCGTTTATGGGGGGAACGGAGCCGGCAAGTCCGGCTATTCACGCGTACTGCGCAAGGCATGCAGAGCCCGCACCACCGGAGGGCCGATATTGGGCAACGTATTTGCTGCCGGTGCAAGGGTGACTCCCGGCGCCGACATCGAGATTCGGCGGGCCGGTTCCGATCGAACGGAAGTGCTTTCGTGGCGACAGAATGAACCCGCACCTGCGGAGTTGTCCGTTGTCGCGGTTTTCGATTCTCAATGTGCAAAGGCTTTCACGGACGCCGAAGGGGACGTTGCCTACACGCCGCGTGGACTGGACGTTTTAGCTGGCCTCGCCTCGCTATGCGGGCGTCTCCGTGCACAACTTGAACTGGAGAGCAACGCGATCAAAGCTTCGTCGGAGTCTTTTGCGGACTTGGTTGGAGAGCATGCTGCAGGGCGATTACTTGTTCAGTTTGACAAGAAGTTCGCGACGCAGGCCTATCGTCAAGAACTCCAAACACTGGCGACTCTGTCGGCCGCTGAGTCGGCGGAGATCGATCAGCTCGCTGCTCAGCTTGTCGAGGTTAATCCCGCTGCTCGAGCCGCCGAGATTAGGCGGTTGAAGGTTCGTGTTGAAGCTCTTGCCGCGCGGTGGGAGCAATGCGAAGCAGCACTGTCGGAGGAGAAGGCACAAGCCGCGCTTAAATTCGGTTTGGAGTCACTCGAAGCAGACGCGGCAGCGAAGCTCGCCACCGAGGCTTTCGCTGCCCAGGGCGAGATGCTTGTTGGGACCGGCTCGGAGCCGTGGAGGCATCTACTGGCAGCCGCCCGCATTTTCTCGACGCAGGTGGCGTATCCAGGGCATCCCTTCCCACATGTAGACGGTGCGAAATGTGTCTTGTGCCAACAAAATCTTGATGGCTCAGCGGCCGAGAGGCTCATGCAATTTGAGGCGTTTATCGAGCAAGAGGCACAGAAGCAAGCAAACGAGGCGAGGCAAAACGCTACCAAAGCGTTTACGGTCATCGGTTCTTTCGATCCTTCGTCGCTGTCGTCCGATAAGCCGCTTCTCGACGAAACGGAGGCAGCTAAGCCGGGCATAAGGGATCGCTTGCTAGCAGGCGCCGGCGCGCTGGCTGAGCGGAAGCGCATTTTGCTCACGGCAGAGGAGGCGCGCGACTTTAAGGTTGAACTCGGGCCAATCGATACGGCGTCGGCAGACTTGCGTGCCCTCGTTCTTCAACTAGAGGAGAACGCGGTGAGCTTGGAAAAGCTTGCTGGCGCAGACGCGAGAAAGAAGAGCGAGCAGCAGCTAGCCGATCTTCGATCGCGCAGGGCACTCAGCGAGCGAATCGATCAGGTTTTGCAGGTGGCGGATGACTTGAAGCTGAAGCGGGCTCTCACGTCCGCATATCGAGCGGCGGATTCCGGGCCGGTATCCCGGAAGATGCAGACTTTGCATGTTGAGGCGCTGTCGGCGGATGCGGAGGCAGCCTTTGTGCGCGAGTGCGCAGAGCTTGGGGTCGCCCATGTGCCAATTCGGAATGCCACTCGGATGGAGCGCGGCAAGGCAAAGCAGCAGGTGAAGCTGAATACCGCTGGCTCCGAGAGGGTTGGCGACGTGTTGAGCGAAGGTGAGCAGCGTGCGTTGGCGCTGGCAACCTTCATGGCCGAAGTGTCGCTTGTCCCAGGGCATGGGGCGGTGATCTTTGACGACCCTATGTCGTCGTTAGACCACGCTCGCCGTGAGAGAGTGGCAAGGCGTCTAGTGGCGGAGGCTAGGACCCGTCAGGTTATCGTCTTCACGCATGACTTGGCATTTGCGAATCACCTAGCGGATGAATCAGCTCGCCAGTCAGTTGCGGCCACGGCGATGAGCGTTCGTCGTCTCAACGAGCGGGCCGGCTTGGTCTTTCCCGAACTGCCGTTCGCGGGGCAGAAAGTCGCTGAGCGACTTGAACGAATCAAAGCGATGGCGGCGGCCGCCGACCGCGCGGCAAGTGCAGGCGAGCCTGAGCAAAGCGACACGATTATCCGAACCGCATATGGCCGATTGCGTGAAACCTGGGAACGTGGGGTGGAAGAGAGCGTGCTCAACGAGACGGTCGTTCGTTTCCGTCCGGGTGTGTCGACCCAGCGTCTGCGAGCGGTCGCCGTTGAGGACACGCACTACGAGGCCATCCACGAGGCAATGGCACGCTGCTCGTATTTTGCGGCGCATGACGCCTCTTCTGACGCAAACACATCATCCCCGACCGCCGATGAACTCCGAGCTGACATTGAAGTTGCGCGGACCTTTTTCGAGGCCAGACGCAAGCTGAACAATGAGACAGACAAGCGTCGCCGGGAGGCATCTGAGCGTGCCGCCAGCTTCAAGCAGGGATGA
- a CDS encoding helix-turn-helix domain-containing protein: MATASNVVPLKQGAPARQSEKKFGRAVMSHGPYIVPALMLRAQVRLNVNSTQMVVLLQLLDFWWTEDSSAHPSIKTIAERIGLSTKQVQRTVDALVEKGLIGKINRRLPGRGKTSNEYKFDGLIKKLQAIEGDFDKARKAKKAAAKPGGLIANKE, translated from the coding sequence ATGGCAACCGCGAGCAATGTGGTGCCGCTCAAGCAAGGAGCGCCGGCTAGGCAGTCAGAAAAGAAGTTCGGACGAGCCGTCATGTCACATGGGCCGTACATCGTTCCAGCGCTGATGTTGCGAGCGCAAGTGCGGTTGAACGTGAACTCGACCCAGATGGTCGTGCTGCTGCAACTACTGGATTTTTGGTGGACGGAGGACAGCTCAGCTCACCCGAGCATTAAGACCATTGCTGAGCGTATAGGCCTGTCGACGAAACAGGTGCAACGAACGGTCGACGCGTTGGTCGAGAAAGGCCTGATTGGCAAGATAAATCGGCGCTTACCGGGTCGCGGAAAGACAAGCAACGAGTACAAGTTCGACGGCCTGATCAAAAAGCTTCAAGCAATCGAAGGGGACTTCGATAAGGCTCGCAAGGCAAAAAAGGCTGCCGCCAAGCCGGGAGGCTTGATAGCGAACAAGGAATGA
- a CDS encoding DUF3800 domain-containing protein, translated as MYLLYCDETNIKKVSGDFFVYGGVAINAAKAGALSSAIEQTRKDFGVPREHLLKFNPGPAGMSHDKVVELKKTIMQIAVEHDCKLLVNLLMHDIATSSDDARRNGINTLCYHFDCFLNRPKMPGIVLIDRFTDKQLDAQLQEKLAVGLTGHLPYGSEMKIQHIVGYHLTAIGQSHFCSLVDILLGSLRFAINAHTQKTEQHYASAKTILAQLAPLFFREESRLAPGSGELVHPISLWFSPKRVKSSAFRGKYEALKAYLAESGVSVAQPILGAEG; from the coding sequence GTGTACTTACTCTACTGCGACGAGACAAACATAAAGAAGGTCAGTGGCGACTTCTTCGTGTACGGCGGTGTGGCCATCAATGCAGCCAAGGCAGGGGCTCTGTCCAGTGCCATTGAGCAGACACGTAAGGATTTTGGCGTGCCGCGAGAGCACCTGCTCAAGTTCAATCCTGGTCCGGCAGGTATGTCACACGACAAGGTCGTTGAGCTAAAAAAGACGATCATGCAAATCGCGGTTGAGCACGATTGCAAATTGCTCGTCAACCTGCTGATGCATGACATCGCGACCAGTTCTGACGATGCGCGGCGCAATGGCATCAACACGCTGTGCTACCACTTTGATTGCTTTCTGAATCGGCCCAAGATGCCTGGCATCGTCCTAATCGACCGCTTCACCGACAAACAGCTTGATGCTCAGTTGCAGGAGAAGCTCGCGGTTGGCCTGACGGGGCACTTGCCATACGGTAGCGAAATGAAGATTCAACACATCGTCGGATATCACCTTACGGCAATCGGGCAATCACACTTCTGTAGCCTTGTGGATATTTTGCTTGGCTCTCTGCGTTTCGCCATCAACGCTCACACCCAGAAGACTGAGCAGCACTACGCTTCTGCGAAGACGATTCTTGCGCAGTTAGCACCTCTCTTCTTTCGCGAAGAGAGTCGACTGGCTCCTGGCTCCGGTGAGCTTGTTCACCCGATTAGTCTTTGGTTCAGCCCGAAGCGCGTTAAATCGAGCGCTTTCCGGGGAAAGTACGAGGCCCTGAAGGCGTACCTGGCAGAGAGCGGGGTCTCGGTGGCGCAGCCAATCCTTGGTGCTGAGGGCTGA
- a CDS encoding RHS repeat domain-containing protein — MVLGRQLRTAFSAIWRQVRLGLKVWRFCVAMALFGCLTPAWSVNTGADGSVWRAENNGEWWGAGDSPDAACRSATAGLKARYPWDTREYLYLENKQINAPGTAGCVGRFSNGVLGIIGTTVRIAQCAAGYLAQPDGSCAPKNPEVKTCAVGHPVFPNTGVKVLMERDDVGSADLPLSRTYRSSVLFGLVTGVGQWLFNWQRELDAPIGTTDTTSAPITAIREDGTSHIFRKKGSTWTTFGSRDTLVGVSGGAGTLTGWQYTVAETGVVETYGTNGKLMSVRERNGRTTTLTYNPSNQLMQVTAPTSRNLTFAHDAQGRIIGVTAPDGAITQYAYNANGMLTAVTWPGNITRQYVYEDARFPTALTGVIDEAGVRYATYTYDDQGRAITSELTGGVDRYQFQYLSNGQTTVLLPDGGSSVYGFLKQNGILLPTGTTAPCTLCGSTAQSTDYDSSGNATRKAGYDGAVTTYAYDAFGRQVQRVDDAGAANATTFTTEWHPTWNLPVRAASPGKLETFAYDTVGNLVSYTTVATNDASGVAGLGAAPTGDVVKTDWTYDGAGRLVTASELTGTVATGSWALSYDAQGNVQTLTDSNGRTATAVKYDAAGRLMEAVNTDGERTKYSYNARGLLLSRDVDGAVVNYDYDANGLLTAIRGPGDYYFGFQYDAAHRLTALLAPVGQAPLASTANPIQAAKLAATAEVQRTAKLSMIERLWITAKSWLSRLLGLVVGNATANPLLGTIRVVPPIPVQVGGAIGGASSGDRDLDELLGTSRPMPRPDPLLNEFIKMVRNITGANQGTSEACEDDSRCQSAKQDASSQYWTLTQKRIPQYLSGGTGGHDAGHYKAILERQNGLRKAINKVRLYCRPLPVELPEWERVANQEIPILH, encoded by the coding sequence ATGGTCCTGGGAAGGCAGCTACGCACTGCTTTTTCTGCGATTTGGCGCCAAGTGCGGCTCGGTTTGAAGGTCTGGCGGTTCTGTGTGGCAATGGCCCTGTTTGGTTGCCTGACGCCAGCCTGGAGCGTCAATACGGGTGCTGACGGGTCTGTTTGGAGGGCCGAGAACAATGGCGAGTGGTGGGGGGCTGGCGATAGTCCGGATGCCGCATGTCGGTCAGCGACCGCCGGCCTTAAGGCCCGATACCCCTGGGATACGCGAGAGTATCTCTATCTTGAGAATAAGCAAATCAACGCACCTGGCACTGCAGGATGTGTTGGCCGGTTCAGCAATGGCGTTCTCGGCATCATTGGGACGACGGTACGAATTGCTCAATGTGCAGCAGGCTATCTGGCGCAGCCGGACGGTTCATGCGCGCCTAAGAACCCGGAGGTCAAGACCTGTGCTGTAGGCCATCCGGTGTTCCCGAATACGGGTGTAAAGGTGCTGATGGAGCGAGATGACGTAGGCAGCGCGGATCTGCCCCTATCTCGCACATATCGATCATCTGTGCTTTTCGGTCTGGTCACCGGCGTGGGCCAATGGCTGTTCAACTGGCAGCGAGAGCTGGACGCTCCCATCGGCACCACTGATACGACGTCCGCTCCGATCACCGCGATTCGCGAGGATGGCACTTCGCACATTTTTCGCAAGAAGGGTAGTACCTGGACCACGTTCGGTTCCCGAGACACGCTGGTTGGTGTCTCTGGTGGGGCTGGCACGCTCACGGGTTGGCAATACACCGTAGCCGAAACGGGCGTCGTGGAAACCTACGGAACGAATGGGAAGTTGATGTCCGTTCGAGAGCGGAACGGAAGAACCACGACACTGACCTATAACCCGAGCAATCAACTCATGCAGGTTACGGCGCCTACAAGCCGCAACTTGACCTTTGCCCATGACGCGCAAGGGCGAATCATCGGTGTCACGGCCCCCGATGGGGCTATCACGCAGTACGCATACAACGCCAACGGCATGCTCACCGCCGTTACCTGGCCCGGCAACATCACTCGCCAATACGTTTACGAGGATGCTCGCTTTCCCACCGCGCTGACAGGCGTGATCGATGAAGCCGGTGTGAGGTATGCCACCTATACGTATGACGATCAGGGCCGTGCCATCACGAGTGAATTGACCGGTGGGGTGGATCGGTACCAGTTTCAATACCTGTCGAATGGGCAAACGACTGTTCTGCTGCCGGACGGCGGCAGCAGCGTCTACGGGTTCCTCAAGCAGAACGGCATCCTATTGCCGACAGGAACCACCGCGCCTTGCACTTTGTGCGGAAGCACTGCACAAAGCACGGACTATGACTCTAGCGGTAATGCAACGCGCAAGGCTGGCTATGACGGTGCGGTGACGACATATGCCTATGACGCATTCGGGCGGCAGGTGCAACGCGTTGATGATGCGGGGGCTGCAAACGCGACAACGTTTACAACGGAATGGCATCCCACTTGGAATTTACCTGTTAGAGCTGCTTCACCCGGCAAGTTGGAGACGTTCGCCTACGACACAGTAGGCAATCTCGTGTCCTACACCACCGTGGCGACGAATGATGCCAGTGGGGTTGCCGGATTGGGAGCAGCGCCAACGGGGGATGTGGTCAAGACGGACTGGACATACGACGGCGCTGGGCGACTTGTGACCGCGTCCGAGTTGACTGGTACTGTAGCCACGGGTTCCTGGGCATTGAGCTATGACGCACAAGGCAACGTACAGACGCTCACCGATTCGAATGGTCGGACGGCCACAGCCGTAAAGTACGACGCCGCAGGCAGGTTGATGGAGGCCGTCAATACGGATGGCGAGCGGACGAAATACAGCTACAACGCGCGCGGTTTGCTGCTGTCCCGTGACGTGGATGGCGCAGTCGTCAACTACGACTACGATGCCAACGGCCTGCTCACCGCCATTCGCGGTCCTGGAGACTACTACTTCGGCTTCCAATACGATGCTGCGCACCGTTTGACTGCCCTCCTGGCACCAGTGGGGCAAGCGCCTTTGGCCAGCACGGCAAATCCCATTCAAGCCGCCAAGCTCGCGGCGACCGCGGAGGTGCAGCGCACCGCAAAGCTGTCGATGATTGAGCGCCTATGGATCACGGCGAAATCGTGGCTCTCCAGGCTGCTTGGCCTGGTTGTGGGGAACGCTACCGCGAATCCTCTGCTGGGAACAATCCGGGTGGTGCCGCCCATCCCAGTTCAAGTTGGCGGAGCGATCGGTGGTGCGAGCAGTGGTGACCGGGATCTGGACGAATTGCTGGGTACCAGCCGTCCAATGCCTCGACCTGATCCGTTGCTTAACGAATTCATTAAGATGGTTCGAAACATCACTGGCGCGAACCAGGGCACCAGTGAGGCTTGCGAGGATGATTCGAGATGCCAGTCAGCGAAGCAGGATGCGTCAAGTCAGTACTGGACTTTGACTCAGAAACGCATTCCCCAGTATTTAAGCGGTGGGACTGGGGGGCACGATGCGGGGCACTATAAGGCTATTCTTGAGCGCCAAAACGGTCTTAGGAAGGCAATAAATAAGGTGAGGCTATATTGCCGCCCCTTGCCTGTCGAGCTTCCAGAATGGGAGCGTGTCGCAAATCAAGAGATCCCCATCCTTCATTGA
- a CDS encoding DUF4126 domain-containing protein, whose translation MLETAALAAGLSWTSGFRLYLAVFATGVLARAGWLHLPPGLHALESWWVIALAGVLAIAEFLADKVPGFDSVWDGIHTFIRIPAGAILAAGAFGQLDPQWVVAAGLVGGTLAGAAHATKASTRALINVSPEPFSNWIASFSEDVAASGGLLMAFFLPVAFLVGLGLLLLIVAWLLPKLWRGMRRLRDTVSSRAPGHASSRPPRSAD comes from the coding sequence ATGCTGGAAACAGCCGCGCTGGCCGCAGGCTTGTCCTGGACCAGCGGATTCCGCCTCTATCTCGCGGTCTTTGCCACGGGTGTCCTGGCGCGTGCCGGATGGCTACACCTGCCGCCCGGACTGCATGCTCTCGAATCCTGGTGGGTGATTGCGCTGGCCGGCGTACTGGCCATCGCGGAGTTCCTCGCCGACAAGGTGCCGGGCTTCGACTCGGTCTGGGACGGCATCCATACCTTCATCCGGATTCCTGCCGGCGCCATCCTGGCAGCCGGCGCGTTCGGTCAGCTCGATCCGCAATGGGTGGTCGCCGCCGGATTGGTGGGCGGCACGCTGGCGGGCGCCGCCCATGCCACCAAAGCGAGCACGCGCGCGCTGATCAACGTGTCGCCGGAACCGTTCTCGAACTGGATCGCCTCGTTCAGCGAGGATGTGGCGGCCAGCGGCGGGCTGCTCATGGCGTTCTTCCTGCCGGTGGCGTTCCTGGTGGGACTGGGACTCCTGCTGCTGATCGTTGCGTGGCTGCTGCCCAAGTTGTGGCGAGGCATGCGGCGGCTGCGGGACACGGTGAGCAGCCGGGCGCCCGGACACGCGTCCTCCCGGCCGCCGCGCTCGGCGGATTGA
- a CDS encoding cold-shock protein yields MASGTVKWFNDAKGFGFISPDEGGEELFAHFSAIQMNGFKTLKEGQRVVFEVTQGPKGKQATNIQAG; encoded by the coding sequence ATGGCAAGCGGTACGGTCAAGTGGTTCAACGACGCCAAGGGTTTTGGCTTCATCTCGCCCGACGAGGGCGGCGAAGAGCTGTTCGCGCATTTCTCGGCGATCCAGATGAACGGTTTCAAGACGCTCAAGGAAGGCCAGCGCGTCGTGTTCGAAGTGACGCAGGGCCCGAAGGGCAAGCAGGCCACCAACATCCAGGCCGGCTGA
- the clpS gene encoding ATP-dependent Clp protease adapter ClpS, protein MAIRQATTPQHDAGTVLERKEQALKPPAMYKVLLLNDDYTPMEFVVMILQQYFSKDRETATQIMLTVHREGKGVCGIYTRDIAATKVELVSTHARQAGHPLQCVMEEA, encoded by the coding sequence ATGGCAATCCGGCAAGCGACCACTCCACAACACGACGCAGGCACCGTACTGGAGCGGAAAGAGCAAGCGCTCAAACCGCCCGCCATGTACAAGGTCCTGTTGCTCAACGACGACTACACCCCGATGGAATTCGTCGTGATGATCCTTCAGCAGTATTTCAGCAAAGACCGGGAGACAGCCACACAGATCATGCTGACTGTGCATCGGGAAGGTAAGGGCGTGTGCGGTATCTACACCCGGGATATCGCCGCGACGAAAGTGGAATTGGTATCAACCCATGCACGGCAGGCGGGCCACCCGCTGCAGTGCGTGATGGAGGAAGCATGA